One window of Rhizobium leguminosarum genomic DNA carries:
- a CDS encoding ABC transporter ATP-binding protein → MAFLEISGLRKRFGAVDILKGIDLELEKGGFLVLVGPSGCGKSTLLNTIAGLETITSGDIRIDGRAINGLHPSKRDIAMVFQSYALYPNMTVAGNIAFGMEIRGVPKEERAKAIKQVSDMLQIGHLLDRKPSQLSGGQRQRVAMGRALVRNPQVFLFDEPLSNLDAKLRVDMRTEIKRLHQRMGTTFVYVTHDQIEAMTLATKIAVLKDGVLQQFGTPAEIYNSPANLFVADFMGSPAMNLLNATVENGAAGLAVALERPNAAPLRLPVVSGNHGLSSYAGKQVIFGIRPEALTDPDGADRKARSLTEDDCLIEVVEPAGSDTFAVTKLGGKSVVARLRADAGIAPGQTTRLAFNLDKAVFFDPDSQVRIG, encoded by the coding sequence ATGGCCTTCCTCGAAATCTCCGGTCTCAGAAAACGCTTCGGCGCCGTCGACATTCTCAAGGGGATCGACCTCGAACTCGAAAAGGGCGGCTTTCTCGTGCTGGTCGGCCCGTCCGGTTGCGGCAAGTCGACCCTGCTCAACACCATTGCCGGGCTGGAGACGATCACCTCTGGCGATATCCGCATCGACGGGCGGGCCATCAACGGTCTGCATCCGTCCAAGCGCGACATCGCCATGGTGTTCCAGTCCTATGCGCTCTATCCGAACATGACGGTGGCTGGAAATATCGCCTTCGGCATGGAGATCCGCGGTGTTCCGAAGGAAGAACGCGCCAAGGCGATCAAACAGGTCTCCGACATGCTGCAGATCGGCCATCTGCTCGACCGCAAGCCGAGCCAGCTGTCCGGCGGCCAGCGCCAGCGCGTTGCCATGGGCCGGGCGCTGGTGCGCAATCCGCAGGTCTTCCTGTTCGACGAGCCGCTCTCCAATCTCGATGCCAAGCTGCGTGTCGACATGCGCACCGAGATCAAGCGGCTGCACCAGCGCATGGGCACCACCTTCGTCTATGTCACCCATGACCAGATCGAGGCAATGACGCTGGCGACCAAGATCGCCGTGCTCAAGGACGGTGTGCTGCAGCAGTTCGGCACGCCGGCCGAGATCTATAACAGCCCCGCCAATCTGTTCGTCGCCGACTTCATGGGGTCGCCGGCGATGAACCTGCTGAACGCCACCGTCGAGAATGGAGCGGCCGGGCTTGCCGTCGCGCTGGAGCGGCCGAATGCCGCGCCGCTCCGACTGCCGGTGGTCTCAGGCAATCATGGCCTGTCTTCCTATGCCGGAAAACAAGTGATCTTCGGCATCCGCCCGGAAGCGCTGACCGATCCTGATGGTGCCGACCGCAAGGCGCGCTCGCTGACCGAGGACGATTGCCTGATCGAGGTCGTCGAACCGGCCGGCTCCGACACCTTCGCCGTCACCAAGCTCGGCGGCAAATCCGTCGTCGCCCGCCTGCGCGCCGATGCCGGCATCGCTCCGGGACAGACAACACGCCTCGCCTTCAATCTCGACAAGGCCGTGTTCTTCGATCCCGACAGCCAGGTGCGGATCGGGTGA
- a CDS encoding glycoside hydrolase family 2 protein translates to MRSVVSFNEGWSFHEGFGQRLLESFDAARSVSLPHTAVELPFNYFDETSYQRAFTYQKVLRWLPEFEGREVSLVFDAAMADSVVYLNGEEIIAHKDGYTPFEARLTGKLLKGENLVTVKIDGSENPAIPPFGGRIDYLTYAGIYHDVWLKVTDPVSIRNLKIETTDVLAPEKSATIRVDIANPEGRSFSATVTATLKQADGTVIATAATETIGDRTRLSFGGLTGITLWDITDPALYEVTVELRTEHGSDRVSTRFGFRTAEFTPEGFLLNGRPLKLRGLNRHQSFPYVGYAAGRSAQERDADIMKTVLKCNIVRTSHYPQSKWFLDRCDAIGLLVFEEIPGWQHIGDADWQKESIENVRRMIERDWNHPSIIIWGVRINESQDSHDFYVETNRLARELDSTRQTGGVRYITESELLEDVYTMNDFILGNEELPGANRPRTVLRGQQENTGLSRKVPYLITEFNGHMHPTKVYDQEQRQAEHVRRHLEVLNAAYGDPDISGAIGWCMFDYNTHKDFGSGDRICYHGVMDMFREPKFAAYAYISQCDPSEEIVMKPATFWARGERNIGGVLPLIILTNCDEVELQYGALSKRIGPDRENYPHLPHPPVVLDHRHFTPDELGTWGLEWIDGTLTGYIAGEPVASLTLAADPLPTTLEVVADSSTLKARERDSTRVIIRALDQCGQRLPFMNDTISLKVHGPARIVGPANVPLQGGTAGFWLEATGMVGEITVEAVSSRFAPVTLSVTAAA, encoded by the coding sequence ATGCGGTCCGTCGTTTCCTTCAACGAAGGCTGGAGTTTCCACGAGGGCTTCGGCCAGCGTCTGCTCGAAAGCTTCGATGCCGCCAGGTCGGTCAGTCTGCCTCATACCGCCGTCGAACTGCCCTTCAACTATTTCGACGAGACCAGCTATCAGCGCGCCTTCACCTATCAGAAGGTGCTGCGTTGGCTGCCTGAATTCGAGGGCCGCGAGGTCTCGCTCGTTTTCGACGCCGCCATGGCCGACAGCGTCGTCTATTTGAACGGCGAAGAAATCATCGCCCACAAGGACGGTTACACTCCCTTCGAGGCCCGCCTCACCGGCAAGCTGCTCAAGGGCGAGAATCTCGTCACCGTCAAGATCGACGGCAGTGAAAATCCCGCCATTCCGCCTTTCGGCGGCCGCATCGATTATCTCACTTATGCTGGCATCTATCACGACGTCTGGCTGAAGGTCACCGACCCCGTCTCGATCCGCAATCTCAAGATCGAAACCACAGACGTGCTTGCCCCGGAAAAGTCGGCAACCATCCGCGTCGATATCGCCAACCCCGAAGGCCGCAGCTTCTCAGCGACCGTCACCGCCACGCTGAAGCAGGCAGACGGCACGGTGATCGCCACCGCAGCAACCGAGACGATCGGCGACCGCACCCGGCTTTCCTTCGGCGGCCTTACCGGCATTACGCTCTGGGACATCACCGATCCCGCGCTCTACGAAGTCACCGTCGAATTGAGGACCGAGCACGGCTCCGACCGTGTCTCTACCCGCTTCGGCTTCCGCACCGCCGAATTCACACCGGAAGGTTTCCTGCTCAACGGCAGGCCGCTGAAGCTGCGCGGCCTCAACCGCCACCAGTCCTTCCCCTATGTCGGCTATGCCGCCGGCCGGTCCGCTCAGGAGCGCGACGCCGACATCATGAAGACGGTGCTGAAGTGCAATATCGTCCGCACCTCGCATTATCCGCAGTCGAAATGGTTCCTCGACCGCTGCGACGCGATCGGCCTGCTCGTTTTCGAGGAGATCCCCGGCTGGCAGCATATCGGCGATGCCGACTGGCAGAAGGAATCGATCGAAAACGTCCGCCGCATGATCGAGCGCGACTGGAACCACCCCTCGATCATCATCTGGGGCGTGCGCATCAACGAGTCCCAGGATAGTCACGATTTCTACGTCGAGACCAATCGGCTGGCCCGTGAACTCGACAGCACCCGCCAGACCGGCGGCGTGCGTTATATCACCGAGAGCGAGCTGCTCGAGGACGTCTACACGATGAACGACTTCATCCTCGGCAACGAGGAACTGCCGGGCGCCAACCGCCCGCGCACCGTGCTGCGCGGCCAGCAGGAAAATACCGGTCTGTCCCGCAAGGTGCCGTACCTCATCACCGAGTTCAACGGCCACATGCACCCAACGAAGGTCTATGACCAGGAGCAGCGCCAGGCCGAGCATGTGCGCCGCCATCTCGAGGTTCTGAACGCCGCCTATGGCGACCCCGACATTTCGGGCGCCATCGGCTGGTGCATGTTCGATTACAACACGCACAAGGATTTCGGCTCCGGCGACCGCATCTGCTATCACGGCGTCATGGACATGTTCCGCGAGCCGAAATTCGCCGCCTATGCCTATATCAGCCAGTGCGACCCGTCCGAAGAGATCGTCATGAAGCCGGCGACCTTCTGGGCGCGCGGCGAGCGCAATATCGGCGGCGTGCTGCCGCTGATCATCCTGACCAATTGCGACGAGGTGGAACTGCAATACGGCGCGCTCAGCAAGCGCATCGGCCCTGACCGCGAGAATTATCCGCATCTGCCGCATCCGCCCGTCGTGCTCGACCATCGCCACTTCACTCCAGATGAGCTCGGCACCTGGGGTCTCGAATGGATCGACGGCACCTTGACCGGCTATATCGCCGGCGAGCCGGTGGCCAGCCTGACGCTGGCGGCCGATCCCTTGCCGACCACGCTGGAAGTCGTCGCCGACAGCTCGACGCTGAAAGCCCGCGAACGCGACAGCACCCGCGTCATCATCCGCGCCCTCGACCAGTGCGGCCAGCGCCTACCCTTCATGAACGACACGATTTCGCTGAAGGTGCACGGACCTGCAAGGATCGTCGGCCCGGCCAATGTGCCGCTGCAGGGCGGCACCGCCGGCTTCTGGCTGGAGGCGACCGGGATGGTGGGCGAGATCACCGTCGAAGCGGTCTCCTCGCGTTTCGCGCCGGTAACCTTAAGCGTGACGGCCGCGGCCTGA
- a CDS encoding LacI family DNA-binding transcriptional regulator, whose product MSGMNRRRITSKELAKLAGVSSATVSRAFSPDSRIGSATRDRILAVAREHGYQPNAIARSLNNQRSRLVALVVNAIGNPCEAEEQQLLVHRLQSRQLLPIILCCADHVDRLQLMRLASTYQVDHVVVFSDMVSMQDAVDIFHTTKPIIVSFEPLENENVSSIRIDGSEAADEIIDKIVRDGKKRFAYLAGTNSSWIDKLRRKWFADALAKRGLAFEAQAFGDYSYDSGFKEAVLLLHRDKVDAIICGNDVMAIGARDAARRVLGRNTPGDIAIVGQDGIAMAAWDCNDLTTLSLDHTAFIDAVVELIERHDAEIEGPHSITLTCTARWGSTA is encoded by the coding sequence ATGAGCGGAATGAACAGACGGCGGATCACCTCGAAGGAACTGGCAAAGCTCGCCGGCGTCTCCTCCGCCACCGTTTCCCGCGCCTTCTCGCCGGATTCACGCATCGGCAGCGCCACCCGGGACCGCATCCTCGCCGTCGCCCGTGAACATGGCTACCAGCCGAATGCGATCGCCCGCTCGCTGAACAATCAGCGCTCGCGTCTGGTCGCCCTGGTCGTCAATGCGATCGGCAACCCTTGCGAGGCGGAGGAGCAGCAGCTTCTCGTCCACCGCCTGCAGTCACGGCAATTGCTGCCGATCATCCTTTGCTGTGCCGACCACGTCGACCGGCTGCAATTGATGCGCCTTGCCTCCACCTATCAGGTCGATCACGTCGTCGTCTTCTCCGACATGGTGTCGATGCAGGACGCTGTCGATATCTTCCACACGACCAAGCCGATCATCGTCTCCTTCGAGCCGCTCGAAAACGAAAATGTCTCCAGCATCCGCATCGATGGCTCTGAGGCCGCCGACGAGATCATCGACAAAATCGTCCGCGACGGCAAGAAGCGCTTCGCCTACCTCGCCGGCACCAATTCAAGCTGGATCGACAAGCTCAGGCGCAAGTGGTTTGCCGATGCGCTGGCCAAGCGCGGCCTGGCCTTCGAGGCGCAGGCCTTTGGCGACTACTCCTATGATTCCGGCTTCAAGGAAGCGGTGCTGCTGCTGCACCGTGACAAGGTCGACGCCATCATCTGCGGCAACGACGTCATGGCGATCGGCGCACGTGATGCCGCCCGCCGTGTGCTTGGCAGAAACACGCCGGGCGATATCGCCATCGTCGGCCAGGATGGCATCGCCATGGCCGCCTGGGATTGCAACGACCTCACCACGCTGAGCCTCGACCACACCGCCTTCATCGATGCCGTCGTCGAATTGATCGAACGCCATGACGCCGAGATCGAAGGCCCGCACAGCATCACGCTCACCTGCACCGCGCGCTGGGGCTCGACCGCCTGA
- a CDS encoding Gfo/Idh/MocA family protein has translation MSEKLRLGVIGAGLKAAEYAESWVRMPEIEFAALADTTAASRQRLIDVCLAAGVSEPKSFEDYRQLLAECRGELDIVYVSTPHAFHAEQATAVAEAGLDLFLEKPMVTTVAEAERLIAAQRKSGVTIVTAFQGGLSPLVLDTRQRALAGEFGALIAISGMIWESWSSNYHGHWKQQPAISGGGFMFDTGAHMMNTVCLLANSDFDSVSAYMNNHGRQVDIATAVSARLKNGALATLTAAGEGPPGCASYITFFYSKAIVRIDAWGGWREISVGSKVEPREEAEILGNPMKNFLAIREGKMENSGSVEMGLRFARLWDAIKESAAADGASVRIVAR, from the coding sequence ATGTCTGAGAAACTGCGCCTCGGCGTCATCGGTGCCGGCTTGAAGGCGGCGGAGTATGCAGAGAGCTGGGTGAGGATGCCGGAGATCGAATTTGCAGCACTCGCCGACACCACGGCGGCTTCGCGTCAGCGCCTGATCGACGTCTGTCTCGCCGCCGGCGTATCCGAACCAAAGAGCTTCGAGGACTATCGTCAGTTGCTCGCCGAGTGCCGCGGTGAACTCGACATCGTCTACGTCTCCACCCCGCACGCCTTCCACGCCGAGCAGGCAACCGCCGTCGCCGAGGCCGGCCTTGACCTCTTCCTGGAAAAACCGATGGTGACGACGGTCGCCGAAGCCGAAAGGCTGATTGCCGCGCAGAGGAAGAGCGGCGTCACCATCGTCACCGCCTTCCAGGGCGGTCTGTCGCCGCTGGTGCTCGACACCCGCCAGCGGGCTCTCGCCGGCGAATTCGGCGCATTGATCGCCATATCGGGCATGATCTGGGAAAGCTGGTCGTCCAACTATCACGGCCATTGGAAGCAGCAGCCGGCAATATCGGGCGGCGGCTTCATGTTCGATACCGGCGCCCACATGATGAACACCGTCTGCCTGCTGGCCAATTCGGATTTCGACAGCGTATCGGCCTACATGAACAACCATGGCAGACAGGTGGATATCGCCACCGCCGTCTCCGCCCGGCTGAAGAACGGCGCGCTGGCGACACTGACCGCCGCCGGCGAGGGCCCTCCGGGCTGTGCTTCCTACATTACCTTCTTCTATTCGAAGGCGATCGTGCGCATCGACGCCTGGGGCGGCTGGCGCGAGATCAGTGTCGGCAGCAAAGTCGAGCCGCGCGAGGAGGCCGAGATTCTCGGCAATCCGATGAAGAATTTCCTCGCCATTCGCGAGGGAAAGATGGAAAACTCCGGCTCCGTTGAAATGGGCCTCAGATTCGCTAGGCTATGGGATGCAATCAAGGAATCGGCAGCGGCCGACGGCGCTTCCGTCAGGATCGTCGCCCGATAG
- a CDS encoding ABC transporter substrate-binding protein, which produces MKKTVLGGLCAILLSAVSTLAQAETIRIANHGQAGIDAMKSTVERIEKKYGVTVEVIEYPAPDKDYLTKLLTELGAGNAPDLFSIPTTAAVADMVEAGYLTPVTKALKAWDGYANLYDVAKELAVSPDGETYVMPFMLGIQEIYFRKDVLEKAGISTEQPKTWQELLDRAAEIKQKTGAYGLLFPAGVSWGSGAFDEGFQHLLVGSKTPQLVDADGKLDLNGEGIKDVFNVYKELIDKDLMPTQPLLGPEPWVVPKYQMFPAGKLAATTCGSWCYIFDWGRESKNPIPEVTKVVGTWTVPGESSGQYVLANLAAPWAVNSKSANTELAIKALMEIGSIETQVSYAARIGNIPASKDAAKNADFQKLTELVRIHAAAGNGVFLKQASGFGTVSEGVARATEALLRKETDAAGAQKILVDYVKETLGDDMVK; this is translated from the coding sequence TTGAAGAAAACGGTTCTTGGTGGCCTGTGCGCCATTTTGCTCAGCGCGGTTTCGACACTGGCGCAGGCTGAAACAATCCGAATTGCAAATCATGGTCAGGCCGGCATCGATGCGATGAAATCGACGGTCGAGCGGATCGAAAAGAAATATGGGGTGACCGTCGAGGTCATCGAATATCCGGCGCCCGACAAGGACTACCTGACCAAGCTGCTGACGGAGCTCGGCGCCGGCAACGCACCCGACCTGTTCTCTATCCCGACGACGGCAGCCGTTGCCGACATGGTCGAAGCCGGCTACCTCACGCCTGTTACCAAGGCGCTCAAGGCCTGGGACGGTTATGCCAACCTCTATGATGTCGCCAAGGAGCTTGCCGTCAGCCCGGATGGCGAAACCTATGTGATGCCGTTCATGCTCGGTATCCAGGAAATCTATTTCCGCAAGGATGTTCTCGAAAAGGCCGGTATTTCAACCGAACAGCCGAAGACTTGGCAGGAGCTTCTCGACCGCGCCGCCGAGATCAAGCAGAAGACCGGTGCCTACGGCCTGCTCTTCCCGGCCGGCGTCTCCTGGGGAAGCGGCGCTTTCGACGAAGGCTTCCAGCACCTGCTCGTTGGCTCGAAGACGCCGCAGCTGGTCGATGCGGACGGCAAGCTCGATCTCAACGGCGAAGGCATCAAGGATGTCTTCAACGTCTACAAGGAGCTGATCGACAAGGATCTGATGCCGACGCAGCCGCTGCTCGGACCGGAGCCCTGGGTCGTGCCGAAGTACCAGATGTTCCCGGCCGGCAAGCTTGCCGCGACCACCTGCGGTTCCTGGTGCTACATTTTCGACTGGGGCCGCGAAAGCAAGAACCCGATCCCCGAGGTGACGAAGGTGGTGGGAACCTGGACGGTGCCGGGCGAGAGCAGTGGCCAGTATGTGCTCGCCAACCTCGCTGCGCCGTGGGCCGTCAATTCCAAGTCGGCCAATACCGAACTGGCAATCAAGGCCCTGATGGAGATCGGCTCGATCGAGACGCAGGTTTCCTATGCCGCCCGCATCGGCAACATTCCGGCCAGCAAGGATGCGGCCAAGAATGCCGACTTCCAGAAGCTGACGGAACTGGTTCGGATCCATGCAGCGGCCGGAAACGGCGTCTTCCTGAAGCAGGCCTCCGGTTTCGGCACGGTCTCGGAAGGTGTCGCGCGCGCCACCGAAGCGCTGCTGCGCAAGGAAACCGATGCTGCCGGCGCCCAGAAGATCCTTGTCGACTACGTCAAGGAAACGCTCGGCGACGACATGGTCAAATAG
- a CDS encoding carbohydrate ABC transporter permease, whose amino-acid sequence MARNSHERRAERQWLLILLPSLVLLLAFVIYPAIYSIYLSFTNEALTGAAALRPRFVGLRNYTRLFNDAKFWNSLFVTFVFVIGSAVVGQFALGLISAIALRRPIRFRRVFSSIILLPNAAPEVVAGFMWISMLAGGDNATLSRIVSTFGITPADWLQVFPLSMIIVVNTWRGIATAMILLTAGLSTIPAEIYEAARMDGATPSQMFRRITLPLMMPTILLYMLISAVSTIAVFGLVYALTRGGPGGATEVVSIYIYNQSFTSFQLGYGAAVAVVALVISLVLGIAYVRAMKVEV is encoded by the coding sequence ATGGCCCGAAACTCTCATGAAAGGCGCGCCGAGCGGCAATGGCTGCTGATCCTGCTGCCCTCGCTGGTGCTGCTTCTGGCCTTCGTCATCTACCCGGCCATCTATTCCATCTATCTGAGCTTCACCAACGAGGCGTTGACCGGGGCGGCAGCACTTCGGCCTCGCTTCGTCGGGCTCCGCAACTATACCAGGCTCTTCAACGACGCGAAATTCTGGAACTCCCTGTTCGTCACCTTCGTCTTCGTCATCGGTTCCGCCGTGGTCGGCCAGTTTGCGCTCGGCCTGATTTCGGCAATCGCGTTGCGCCGGCCAATCCGTTTCCGACGGGTGTTCTCGTCGATCATCCTGCTGCCGAACGCCGCCCCGGAAGTGGTCGCCGGCTTCATGTGGATCTCGATGCTGGCGGGCGGCGACAATGCCACGCTCAGCCGCATCGTTAGTACCTTCGGCATCACGCCGGCCGACTGGCTGCAGGTCTTCCCTCTGTCGATGATCATCGTCGTCAACACCTGGCGCGGCATCGCCACGGCAATGATCCTGCTGACCGCCGGCCTCAGCACCATTCCGGCCGAAATCTACGAGGCGGCGCGCATGGACGGCGCCACACCGTCGCAGATGTTCCGCCGCATTACCCTGCCGCTGATGATGCCGACGATCCTGCTCTACATGCTGATCTCGGCCGTTTCCACTATCGCTGTCTTCGGCCTCGTCTACGCGCTGACGCGCGGCGGACCCGGCGGCGCCACAGAGGTCGTCAGCATATACATCTACAACCAGTCCTTCACGTCGTTCCAGCTCGGATATGGCGCCGCGGTCGCTGTCGTTGCGCTCGTCATCTCGCTGGTTCTCGGCATCGCCTATGTCCGGGCGATGAAGGTGGAGGTCTGA
- a CDS encoding carbohydrate ABC transporter permease, giving the protein MAVVSPSETVNKGRSDLIAYATLSLISIFCAVPFFWVLLASLDGDAQLFLHWPEQWTFANYVRVFTKEDGAKWLFNSLFVVGSATLLVMVLSGLGGYALSRTRAWWKLPFLYAILLIRVLPPTALVVPLYKFLLTLNNAEAAVLRPIFGHYARDIMRWTGFIDGYLGLILVLATMQLPLALWIMKTFFDGLPRDYEEAALMDGATLIQRIRRVLIPLALPGLAAAGLFAFMSAWGDFLLPLIFLSSPELQTLPLGLFRAFLRINEIDYGLLTALAFIYLLPAVIAFGFARRFLVQTFSGCVKG; this is encoded by the coding sequence ATGGCCGTCGTTTCCCCAAGCGAGACCGTCAACAAGGGCCGCTCCGACCTCATCGCCTATGCGACGCTGTCGCTGATCTCGATCTTCTGCGCCGTGCCCTTCTTCTGGGTGCTGCTCGCCTCGCTCGACGGCGATGCGCAGCTCTTCCTGCATTGGCCGGAACAATGGACCTTCGCCAATTATGTCAGAGTCTTCACCAAGGAGGACGGGGCGAAGTGGCTGTTCAACTCGCTCTTCGTGGTCGGCAGCGCTACACTGCTCGTCATGGTGCTTTCCGGGCTCGGCGGTTATGCGCTGTCGCGCACCCGGGCTTGGTGGAAGCTGCCTTTCCTCTACGCGATCCTGCTTATCCGCGTACTGCCGCCGACGGCGCTCGTCGTGCCGCTCTATAAATTCCTGCTGACGCTGAACAATGCCGAAGCGGCAGTGCTGAGGCCAATCTTCGGCCACTATGCCCGCGACATCATGCGCTGGACCGGCTTCATCGACGGCTATCTCGGGCTGATCCTGGTGCTGGCGACGATGCAATTGCCGCTGGCGCTCTGGATCATGAAGACTTTCTTCGACGGCTTGCCGCGGGATTACGAGGAGGCGGCGCTAATGGACGGGGCAACACTGATCCAGCGCATCCGCCGGGTGCTGATCCCGCTGGCGCTGCCGGGGCTGGCTGCGGCCGGGCTGTTCGCTTTCATGTCGGCCTGGGGCGATTTTCTGCTGCCGCTGATCTTCCTGTCGTCGCCGGAGCTGCAGACGCTGCCGCTCGGTCTCTTCCGCGCCTTCCTGCGTATCAACGAGATCGACTACGGCCTGCTGACGGCGCTGGCATTCATCTACCTGCTGCCTGCCGTCATCGCCTTCGGCTTTGCCCGGCGCTTCCTCGTCCAGACATTTTCGGGCTGCGTGAAGGGCTGA
- a CDS encoding ABC transporter ATP-binding protein, with protein sequence MINLRNVRKFYGALEVIKGVDITVEDGEFAVFVGPSGCGKSTLLRMIAGLEGIDEGDLILNGKRINDVPPDKRGIAMVFQSYALYPHMSVAENIGFSLSLKKVPEAEIRRQVEGVAEILQLTDYLDRRPAALSGGQRQRVAIGRAIIKKPALILFDEPLSNLDSALRVQMRAELQRLHRELKATVVYVTHDQVEAMTMADRIVVLNKGLVAQEGAPMSLYHQPQNEFVATFIGSPKMNVIPVTATRASAGALHLDSPIGLSFDLADTSGAVPQGEARLGIRPEHLRIAPQGQGHFTADVVIVERLGVETYMTVGSARQPIVVRAEGDIAVRPGDRVSLAADPAACHLFDSAGRAIRSASV encoded by the coding sequence ATGATCAATCTCAGAAACGTTCGCAAATTCTACGGCGCGCTCGAGGTCATCAAGGGCGTCGACATCACCGTTGAGGACGGCGAATTCGCCGTGTTCGTCGGCCCCTCCGGCTGCGGCAAGTCGACGCTGCTGCGGATGATCGCCGGCCTCGAAGGCATTGACGAGGGCGACCTCATCCTTAACGGCAAGCGCATCAACGACGTGCCGCCCGACAAGCGCGGCATCGCTATGGTGTTCCAGTCCTATGCGCTCTATCCGCATATGAGCGTTGCCGAAAATATTGGCTTCTCGCTCAGCCTGAAGAAGGTGCCGGAGGCGGAGATCCGTCGGCAGGTGGAAGGCGTCGCCGAGATCCTGCAACTCACCGACTATCTCGACCGGCGCCCGGCCGCCCTTTCCGGTGGCCAGCGCCAGCGCGTGGCGATCGGCCGCGCCATCATCAAGAAACCGGCGCTGATCCTGTTCGACGAGCCGCTCTCGAACCTCGATTCGGCGTTGCGCGTGCAGATGCGCGCCGAGTTGCAGCGGCTGCACCGGGAGCTGAAAGCAACCGTCGTCTACGTCACCCACGATCAAGTGGAGGCAATGACGATGGCGGACCGCATCGTCGTGCTGAACAAGGGCCTGGTGGCACAGGAGGGGGCGCCGATGTCACTCTACCATCAGCCGCAGAATGAATTCGTCGCGACCTTCATCGGCTCGCCGAAGATGAACGTCATTCCGGTCACCGCGACGCGGGCTTCGGCGGGTGCCCTGCATCTCGACAGCCCGATCGGGCTGTCGTTCGATCTTGCCGACACGAGCGGCGCGGTGCCGCAGGGCGAGGCCAGGCTCGGCATTCGGCCGGAGCATCTGAGGATTGCACCACAGGGGCAGGGACATTTCACGGCCGATGTCGTCATCGTCGAGCGCCTGGGCGTCGAGACCTACATGACCGTCGGCTCGGCGCGGCAGCCGATCGTCGTGCGCGCCGAGGGCGATATCGCGGTGCGGCCGGGCGATCGCGTGTCGCTGGCGGCCGATCCTGCCGCCTGCCATCTGTTCGATTCCGCCGGTCGGGCCATCCGTTCGGCTTCCGTCTGA
- a CDS encoding ThuA domain-containing protein, protein MTIKVTIWNEGRHEQLHREVQEIYPDRIDGAIAAGITHPDFEIRRGTLDDPDEGLPDSVLDDTDVLLWWGHMAHEEVSDGLIDRVQQRVLKGMGLLVLHSGHHSKLFRRLMGTNANLSWRETPDGDLERVWVVNPSHPIAEGLPPYFEVNASEMYGEPFDIPQPDELVFISWYSGGEVFRSGCTFQRGRGRIFFFSPGHETYPIYHDKTVHKVISNGIRWAQQKHRDGRILENWHRAEPLHGRPDGVKA, encoded by the coding sequence ATGACAATCAAGGTCACCATCTGGAACGAGGGGCGCCACGAGCAGCTCCATAGAGAAGTTCAGGAAATCTATCCCGATCGTATCGACGGCGCGATCGCCGCCGGCATCACCCATCCGGATTTCGAAATCCGCCGCGGCACGCTGGATGATCCCGATGAAGGCCTGCCGGACAGCGTACTCGACGATACCGACGTGCTGCTCTGGTGGGGGCACATGGCGCATGAGGAGGTGAGTGACGGGCTGATCGACCGCGTGCAGCAGCGCGTGCTGAAGGGCATGGGCCTGCTGGTGCTGCATTCCGGCCATCATTCTAAGCTGTTCCGCCGGCTGATGGGCACCAATGCCAACCTGTCATGGCGCGAGACGCCTGATGGAGACCTGGAGCGTGTCTGGGTGGTCAATCCCTCACATCCGATTGCCGAGGGGCTGCCGCCCTATTTCGAGGTCAATGCCTCTGAGATGTATGGCGAGCCCTTCGACATTCCGCAGCCGGATGAACTGGTTTTCATCTCCTGGTATTCCGGCGGCGAGGTTTTTCGCAGCGGCTGCACCTTCCAGCGTGGGCGCGGGCGCATCTTCTTCTTCAGTCCCGGCCACGAGACGTATCCGATCTATCACGACAAGACCGTGCACAAGGTGATCTCGAACGGAATCCGCTGGGCGCAGCAGAAACATCGCGATGGCCGAATCCTGGAAAACTGGCATCGTGCCGAGCCGCTGCACGGCAGGCCGGACGGGGTGAAGGCCTGA